The Nothobranchius furzeri strain GRZ-AD chromosome 8, NfurGRZ-RIMD1, whole genome shotgun sequence genome includes a region encoding these proteins:
- the mef2b gene encoding myocyte-specific enhancer factor 2B, whose translation MGRKKIQISRILDQRNRQVTFTKRKFGLMKKAYELSVLCDCEIALIIFNSTNRLFQYASTDMDKVLLKYTEYSEPHESRTNTDIVETLRRKGLSLDGSELDSEESGHVSDDKYPLSEGVDLSVARQRFCGHPLLSPEAQFLVSAGPENGFSASSVPSMASHRPPGFKPLGSRPGSTSPAASHAHHAFMSPHAGLGYSMFPHSSLNRALEMKPPPPLSLGSENLRAEAANQGMGATRANHNSARSLLYPGLHSSSSMVAMSKGGFLSHSLGGYGLPSPGASGVSAIAAEYSQPGFYHSVSLQRGVMNPWQTAQTPHESHGPHISSGMSSGGCSFLTQSCASNSSHLPSFNLSIKSERSSPDHMSSPTSPPLHHLNRQRSPTSNTDAACHTPPESHPANQTKEFHKTSYLQDAEERGLRQLEMSDGWQR comes from the exons ATGGGAAGAAAGAAAATACAAATCTCTCGTATTCTTGACCAAAGGAACAGACAG GTGACCTTCACCAAACGTAAGTTTGGACTGATGAAGAAGGCGTATGAGCTGAGTGTGCTCTGTGACTGCGAGATTGCCCTCATCATCTTCAACAGCACCAACCGTTTGTTCCAGTATGCCAGCACAGACATGGACAAGGTCCTGTTAAAGTACACCGAATACAGCGAGCCGCATGAGAGTCGCACCAACACCGACATCGTGGAG ACGCTGCggaggaaaggcctcagtctggacGGCTCGGAGCTCGACAGTGAGGAGAGCGGACATGTATCAGATGATAAATATCCTCTCAGCGAAGGCGTGGATCTGTCGGTGGCTCGCCAGCGCTTCTGT GGTCATCCACTGCTCTCACCAGAAGCACAGTTCCTGGTTTCTGCAGGCCCTGAAAATGGTTTCTCCGCCTCCTCGGTACCCAGCATGGCCTCCCACAGACCGCCGGGGTTCAAACCCCTGGGCTCCCGACCGGGCTCCACCAGCCCGGCTGCATCACATGCACACCATGCATTCATGTCACCACATGCAG GTCTGGGCTACTCCATGTTCCCCCACAGCAGCCTGAATCGAGCTCTGGAAATGAAACCCCCTCCTCCTCTGAGCCTGGGCAGTGAAAACCTGCGGGCAGAGGCTGCTAATCAGGGCATGGGGGCCACACGGGCAAACCACAACTCTGCT AGGAGTCTGTTGTACCCAGGTCTGCACAGCAGCAGCTCCATGGTAGCCATGAGCAAAGGAGGCTTTTTGAGTCACAGTCTGGGAGGATAcggcctcccctctcctggagccTCTGGTGTGTCGGCTATAGCTGCAG AATACAGCCAGCCTGGTTTTTACCACTCTGTAAGTTTACAAAGAGGAGTGATGAATCCATGGCAAACAGCACAAACGCCTCACGAGTCTCACGGGCCTCATATCAGCTCAGG GATGTCCAGCGGGGGGTGCTCCTTCCTCACTCAGTCTTGCGCCTCTAACTCTTCACATCTGCCTTCCTTCAACCTCAGCATCAAATCGGAGCGCAGCTCTCCTGACCACATGTCCTCGCCCACCTCCCCTCCCCTACATCACCTGAACAGGCAGCGTTCTCCAACCAGCAACACGGATGCAGCTTGCCACACCCCTCCAGaatcccatccagccaatcagacaaAGGAGTTTCACAAAACTAGCTACCTTCAAGATGCAGAGGAAAGAGGGCTGAGGCAGTTAGAGATGAGCGACGGCTGGCAGAGATAG